A window of the Cucurbita pepo subsp. pepo cultivar mu-cu-16 chromosome LG01, ASM280686v2, whole genome shotgun sequence genome harbors these coding sequences:
- the LOC111778850 gene encoding 60S ribosomal protein L15-1, with protein sequence MGAYKYVSELWRKKQSDVMRFLQRVRCWEYRQHPSIVRVTHPTRPDKARRLGYKAKQGYVVYRVRVRRGGRKRPVPKGIVYGKPTNQGVTQLKFQRSKRSVAEERAGRKLGGLRVLNSYWINEDSTYKYFEVILVDVAHNAVRNDPRINWICNPVHKHRELRGLTSAGKKYRGLRGKGHRHHKARPSRRATWKRNNTLSLRRYR encoded by the exons ATGG GTGCTTATAAGTACGTATCTGAGCTATGGAGGAAGAAGCAGTCCGATGTGATGAGGTTTTTGCAAAGAGTGAGATGCTGGGAATATCGCCAGCACCCTTCAATCGTTCGTGTTACGCATCCCACTCGCCCGGATAAGGCTCGTCGATTAGGCTACAAGGCCAAACAG GGTTATGTTGTATACCGTGTACGTGTGAGGCGTGGTGGAAGGAAGAGGCCTGTTCCTAAGGGTATTGTATATGGTAAGCCAACAAACCAGGGTGTTACCCAGCTGAAGTTCCAACGCAGCAAGCGTTCAGTTGCCGAGGAACGTGCTGGCCGTAAGTTGGGTGGTCTTAGAGTTCTCAACTCCTACTGGATTAATGAG GATTCAACATACAAATACTTCGAAGTGATCTTGGTTGATGTGGCTCACAATGCTGTTCGCAATGATCCAAGAATAAACTGGATCTGCAATCCTGTTCACAAGCACAGGGAACTTCGTGGTCTCACATCCGCTGGGAAGAAGTACAGAGGTCTTCGTGGAAAGGGTCATCGTCACCACAAGGCAAGACCTTCACGAAGGGCTACATGGAAAAGAAACAACACGCTCTCTCTTCGCCGGTACCGTTAA
- the LOC111778842 gene encoding splicing factor-like protein 1 produces MDSLNSNPNPNSAIETLVPYPPDYSTPENFEDHDRDSSIPPTSDYHNSSLLSGQEAQDFQGRNSSISHGENPGFSSGNGYADNQAADGVHIGANNVPKVEIQRPLLSENGFTNTHSGTDKDFSGGEEETTSRRRRRSRWDPQPESNDQSGGESGSGTRKRKSRWADDEPKPVIQLPDFMGGIEFDPEIQALNSRLLEISRMLQSGMPLDDRSEGARSPSPEPIYDNMGIRINTREYRAREKLNTERQEIISQIIKKNPAFKPPADYRPPKLQKKLYIPMKEYPGYNFIGLIIGPRGNTQKRMEKQTGAKIVIRGKGSVKEGRLQQKRDLKHDPAENEDLHVLVEAETQESLEAAAEMVEKLLQPVDEVLNEHKRQQLRELAALNGTIRDEEFCRLCGEAGHRQYACPSRTSTFKSDVLCKICGDGGHPTIDCPVKGTTGKKMDDEYQNFLAELGGTIPESATKQTPTLAIGSGTSGNNPPWANNTTSASNASQAGVGANGVKPAKEYDDTNLYIGYLPPTFDDDGLIRLFSTFGDIVMAKVIKDRVSGLSKGYGFVKYSDVQMANNAIASMNGYRLEGRTIAVRVAGKPPQPTVPPCPSASAVPTYPVSSQPVGVYPSQQFMPGGPLGNVPPPSNYAGTPVPWGPPVPSPYASYPPPPPGSNIYPPVQGQAMPPYGVQYSQVQTAPPGAPSQPVSSGEAQQSFPPGLPSENPTSQPTTAYGSTLYSMPPTAQPSYPPSSYGYPPYYSAASTHPLPMSTSNTDQPQPPSGNVPWSTNPPLPPPMPSAGNTVSGADAEYEKFMADMK; encoded by the coding sequence ATGGACTCTCTCAACtcaaaccctaaccctaattcCGCCATCGAAACCCTAGTTCCTTATCCTCCTGATTATTCTACTCCCGAAAATTTCGAAGACCACGATCGTGACTCTTCTATCCCGCCCACTTCCGATTATCACAACTCCTCCTTATTGTCGGGACAAGAAGCTCAGGATTTCCAAGGTCGAAACTCCTCGATTTCTCATGGGGAGAATCCGGGGTTTAGTTCTGGGAATGGATATGCTGACAACCAAGCGGCCGATGGTGTTCATATCGGTGCCAATAATGTGCCGAAGGTGGAGATTCAGAGGCCGCTGCTGTCGGAGAATGGATTTACGAACACTCATAGTGGCACCGACAAGGACTTCTCCGGTGGCGAAGAGGAGACCACGAGTAGGCGCCGACGTCGGAGCCGATGGGACCCTCAGCCCGAGAGTAATGACCAGAGTGGTGGTGAATCTGGGAGCGGTACGCGGAAGAGGAAGTCTCGCTGGGCTGATGATGAGCCCAAGCCGGTAATTCAACTTCCTGATTTTATGGGAGGTATTGAGTTCGACCCTGAAATTCAAGCTTTGAATAGTAGGCTTCTTGAGATCAGTAGAATGTTGCAATCTGGTATGCCTCTGGATGATCGGTCTGAAGGTGCTCGTTCGCCTTCCCCGGAGCCAATATATGACAATATGGGAATAAGAATCAATACTAGGGAGTATCGTGCTCGAGAAAAATTGAACACAGAGAGACAAGAGATAATTTCTCAGATAATTAAGAAGAATCCTGCATTTAAGCCCCCAGCTGATTACAGGCCCCCGAAGCTTCAGAAGAAGCTTTATATACCGATGAAGGAATACCCAGGTTACAATTTTATTGGGCTGATTATTGGTCCTAGAGGGAATACACAGAAGAGGATGGAGAAGCAAACTGGCGCAAAAATTGTAATTAGGGGCAAAGGGTCTGTAAAAGAAGGTAGATTGCAACAAAAGAGGGACCTAAAGCATGATCCGGCTGAGAACGAGGATTTGCATGTTCTAGTTGAGGCTGAAACGCAGGAATCACTAGAGGCTGCGGCGGAGATGGTAGAGAAGCTCTTACAACCTGTTGACGAGGTCTTGAATGAGCATAAGAGGCAGCAGCTTAGGGAACTTGCTGCCTTGAATGGAACCATAAGGGATGAAGAATTCTGTAGGTTGTGTGGCGAGGCAGGGCACCGTCAATATGCATGCCCCTCGCGGACTTCAACATTTAAGAGTGACGTACTTTGTAAAATATGTGGCGATGGTGGGCATCCGACAATTGATTGCCCAGTGAAGGGAACGACTGGGAAAAAGATGGATGATGAATATCAGAATTTCTTGGCAGAGTTGGGAGGCACGATTCCAGAATCAGCAACCAAGCAGACCCCTACACTGGCAATAGGTTCGGGCACTTCAGGAAACAATCCTCCTTGGGCTAACAATACAACAAGCGCCAGCAATGCTTCACAAGCTGGCGTTGGTGCAAACGGTGTGAAACCTGCTAAGGAATATGACGATACAAACTTGTATATAGGCTATTTGCCTCCAActtttgatgatgatggtttGATTAGattattttcaacatttgGTGATATTGTGATGGCTAAGGTTATTAAGGATCGGGTTTCTGGATTGAGCAAAGGTTATGGATTTGTTAAGTATTCTGATGTTCAGATGGCAAATAATGCAATTGCCAGCATGAATGGTTATCGACTAGAGGGCCGAACAATTGCTGTTCGAGTTGCTGGGAAGCCACCGCAGCCTACTGTACCTCCTTGCCCATCAGCATCGGCTGTGCCCACTTATCCAGTTTCAAGCCAGCCTGTTGGTGTCTATCCATCTCAGCAGTTTATGCCGGGTGGTCCTCTTGGGAATGTTCCTCCACCTTCAAATTATGCAGGAACTCCAGTTCCATGGGGTCCCCCAGTTCCTTCTCCATATGCTTCTTATCCCCCTCCACCTCCAGGTTCTAACATCTATCCGCCAGTTCAGGGTCAGGCCATGCCTCCTTATGGCGTCCAGTATTCTCAAGTCCAGACAGCGCCCCCTGGTGCTCCATCTCAACCAGTGTCTTCGGGTGAAGCACAACAGAGTTTTCCGCCAGGATTGCCATCTGAAAACCCTACTAGTCAGCCAACTACTGCATACGGGAGCACTTTATATTCGATGCCACCAACTGCTCAACCCTCTTACCCGCCTTCTTCATACGGTTACCCACCTTATTATAGTGCAGCTTCTACTCATCCACTACCCATGTCTACATCAAATACGGATCAGCCTCAACCACCCAGCGGGAATGTTCCGTGGTCTACAAATCCTCCATTACCTCCTCCTATGCCTTCTGCAGGGAATACAGTATCAGGTGCAGATGCTGAGTATGAAAAGTTCATGGCAGATATGAAATGA
- the LOC111791344 gene encoding hexose carrier protein HEX6-like isoform X1: protein MAIAGFVKGTGQNDYKGQLTLFVLLSCMVAAMGGLIFGYDIGISGGVTSMEPFLNKFFAEVNRKMKEDGEISNYCKFDSQLLTSFTSSLYIAGLVFTFFASSVTRSFGRKPSILAGGVAFLVGAANVYMLLLGRILLGIGLGFTNQAIPLYLSEMAPHNYRGAINNGFQLCVGIGVLSANLVNFGTEKLKNSSSWRISLALAGVPASLLTLGSIFLPETPNSLIQRSDEHQKAKKMLQRIRGTDDVDAEFEDLVKANATSKAIKKPFAKITQRKYRPQLVMAIAIQFFQQVTGINVISFYAPILFRTVGLDESGSLLSAVVVGVVGTTATLISMLLVDKLGRRALFTIGGVQMFVSQIVIGSIMAAQLGDHGGLSTGYAYLVLVLICIYVAGFAWSWGPLGWLVPSEIFQLEIRSAGQSITVAANFLFTFAIAQSFLFMLCRLKSGTFFFFGGWVLIMTSFVLLFLPETKYIPIEQMDRVWMEHWFWKRIVVEPGQESRV from the exons ATGGCTATTGCAGGGTTTGTGAAGGGCACAGGACAGAATGATTATAAGGGCCAATTGACGTTATTTGTGCTACTTTCTTGTATGGTGGCTGCCATGGGAGGCCTCATTTTCGGCTACGACATTGGAATTTCAG GTGGAGTAACATCAATGGAGCCATTTCTGAACAAATTTTTCGCGGAAGTGAACAGAAAGATGAAAGAAGATGGAGAAATAAGCAACTACTGCAAATTCGATAGCCAACTCTTGACCTCCTTCACGTCTTCCCTCTACATTGCCGGCCTTGTTTTCACCTTCTTTGCTTCCTCCGTCACCAGATCCTTCGGAAGAAAGCCTTCCATTCTCGCCGGCGGCGTAGCCTTTCTCGTCGGTGCCGCCAATGTCTACATGCTTCTACTTGGCCGGATACTGCTCGGAATCGGCCTTGGATTCACTAATCAG gCGATTCCTCTGTATCTCTCGGAAATGGCACCGCACAATTACAGGGGAGCAATCAACAATGGCTTCCAACTCTGCGTTGGAATCGGCGTACTTTCGGCTAATCTCGTCAATTTCGGAACCgagaagctcaagaacagcTCCAGTTGGCGAATCTCCTTAGCTTTGGCTGGGGTTCCGGCGTCGCTATTAACCTTAGGTTCGATTTTCTTACCTGAAACTCCAAACAGCCTGATTCAACGCAGCGATGAACATCAAAAAGCGAAGAAAATGCTGCAACGGATCCGTGGAACAGACGACGTCGACGCGGAATTCGAAGATCTCGTGAAGGCGAATGCAACATCAAAGGCAATCAAGAAACCGTTCGCGAAAATTACTCAACGAAAGTACAGACCTCAACTTGTGATGGCCATAGCCATACAGTTCTTCCAACAAGTAACTGGTATCAATGTCATTTCATTCTACGCGCCAATTCTTTTTAGAACTGTTGGATTAGATGAAAGTGGTTCACTGTTGTCGGCAGTCGTGGTTGGGGTTGTGGGCACTACAGCGACCTTAATTTCAATGCTTCTAGTAGACAAGCTTGGGCGAAGAGCTTTGTTCACAATTGGGGGAGTTCAAATGTTTGTTTCGCAGATAGTAATTGGAAGCATAATGGCTGCTCAACTGGGTGATCATGGCGGGCTGAGCACAGGGTATGCgtatcttgttcttgttttgataTGCATATATGTTGCTGGGTTTGCGTGGTCTTGGGGTCCTCTTGGTTGGTTGGTTCCGAGTGAGATTTTTCAGCTGGAGATTAGATCAGCTGGGCAGAGCATTACAGTGGCTGCAAATTTTCTCTTCACTTTCGCCATAGCTCAGAGCTTTCTCTTTATGCTTTGTCGCTTGAAAAGTggcactttcttcttctttggtggATGGGTTTTGATTATGACTTCCTTTGTGTTGCTTTTCTTGCCGGAGACTAAGTATATTCCCATTGAACAGATGGATAGGGTTTGGATGGAGCATTGGTTTTGGAAGAGAATTGTCGTGGAACCGGGACAAGAGTCGAGAGTATAA
- the LOC111791344 gene encoding hexose carrier protein HEX6-like isoform X2: protein MEPFLNKFFAEVNRKMKEDGEISNYCKFDSQLLTSFTSSLYIAGLVFTFFASSVTRSFGRKPSILAGGVAFLVGAANVYMLLLGRILLGIGLGFTNQAIPLYLSEMAPHNYRGAINNGFQLCVGIGVLSANLVNFGTEKLKNSSSWRISLALAGVPASLLTLGSIFLPETPNSLIQRSDEHQKAKKMLQRIRGTDDVDAEFEDLVKANATSKAIKKPFAKITQRKYRPQLVMAIAIQFFQQVTGINVISFYAPILFRTVGLDESGSLLSAVVVGVVGTTATLISMLLVDKLGRRALFTIGGVQMFVSQIVIGSIMAAQLGDHGGLSTGYAYLVLVLICIYVAGFAWSWGPLGWLVPSEIFQLEIRSAGQSITVAANFLFTFAIAQSFLFMLCRLKSGTFFFFGGWVLIMTSFVLLFLPETKYIPIEQMDRVWMEHWFWKRIVVEPGQESRV, encoded by the exons ATGGAGCCATTTCTGAACAAATTTTTCGCGGAAGTGAACAGAAAGATGAAAGAAGATGGAGAAATAAGCAACTACTGCAAATTCGATAGCCAACTCTTGACCTCCTTCACGTCTTCCCTCTACATTGCCGGCCTTGTTTTCACCTTCTTTGCTTCCTCCGTCACCAGATCCTTCGGAAGAAAGCCTTCCATTCTCGCCGGCGGCGTAGCCTTTCTCGTCGGTGCCGCCAATGTCTACATGCTTCTACTTGGCCGGATACTGCTCGGAATCGGCCTTGGATTCACTAATCAG gCGATTCCTCTGTATCTCTCGGAAATGGCACCGCACAATTACAGGGGAGCAATCAACAATGGCTTCCAACTCTGCGTTGGAATCGGCGTACTTTCGGCTAATCTCGTCAATTTCGGAACCgagaagctcaagaacagcTCCAGTTGGCGAATCTCCTTAGCTTTGGCTGGGGTTCCGGCGTCGCTATTAACCTTAGGTTCGATTTTCTTACCTGAAACTCCAAACAGCCTGATTCAACGCAGCGATGAACATCAAAAAGCGAAGAAAATGCTGCAACGGATCCGTGGAACAGACGACGTCGACGCGGAATTCGAAGATCTCGTGAAGGCGAATGCAACATCAAAGGCAATCAAGAAACCGTTCGCGAAAATTACTCAACGAAAGTACAGACCTCAACTTGTGATGGCCATAGCCATACAGTTCTTCCAACAAGTAACTGGTATCAATGTCATTTCATTCTACGCGCCAATTCTTTTTAGAACTGTTGGATTAGATGAAAGTGGTTCACTGTTGTCGGCAGTCGTGGTTGGGGTTGTGGGCACTACAGCGACCTTAATTTCAATGCTTCTAGTAGACAAGCTTGGGCGAAGAGCTTTGTTCACAATTGGGGGAGTTCAAATGTTTGTTTCGCAGATAGTAATTGGAAGCATAATGGCTGCTCAACTGGGTGATCATGGCGGGCTGAGCACAGGGTATGCgtatcttgttcttgttttgataTGCATATATGTTGCTGGGTTTGCGTGGTCTTGGGGTCCTCTTGGTTGGTTGGTTCCGAGTGAGATTTTTCAGCTGGAGATTAGATCAGCTGGGCAGAGCATTACAGTGGCTGCAAATTTTCTCTTCACTTTCGCCATAGCTCAGAGCTTTCTCTTTATGCTTTGTCGCTTGAAAAGTggcactttcttcttctttggtggATGGGTTTTGATTATGACTTCCTTTGTGTTGCTTTTCTTGCCGGAGACTAAGTATATTCCCATTGAACAGATGGATAGGGTTTGGATGGAGCATTGGTTTTGGAAGAGAATTGTCGTGGAACCGGGACAAGAGTCGAGAGTATAA
- the LOC111802376 gene encoding transcription factor DUO1-like, protein MERKRDGTQMKKGPWSVEEDEVLMNYVNKFGARDWSSLRSKGLLPRTGKSCRLRWVNKLQPNLKTGCKFSADEERVVIELQAQFGNKWAKIATYLPGRTDNDVKNFWSTRRKRLGRILQTPPQKSQ, encoded by the exons atggaaaggaaaagaGATGGAACGCAGATGAAGAAAGGGCCATGGAgtgttgaagaagatgaggttCTGATGAACTATGTTAACAAGTTTGGTGCAAGAGACTGGAGCTCCCTTCGATCCAAAGGACTTCTCCCTAGGACTGGAAAATCCTGCCGTCTCCGTTGGGTTAATAAACTTCAACCCAACTTGAAGAC AGGATGCAAGTTTTCAGCAGATGAGGAGAGGGTGGTAATAGAATTACAGGCACAGTTTGGGAATAAATGGGCGAAAATCGCTACGTATTTGCCGGGAAGGACGGATAATGATGTGAAGAATTTCTGGAGTACAAGGAGGAAAAGATTGGGACGGATTTTGCAAACCCCACCACAGAAATCTCAG
- the LOC111806858 gene encoding putative kinase-like protein TMKL1: MTQILNLVLGVVAIAVAAIIIFIFLKRRGKGKDEYNDTERNQERENGEEQREELVSFHGGEDLTIVDILEAPGEVIGKASHGTLYKAYLQGSSTVRLLRFLRPLCTAGFEAFVAQIEFLGDIRHQNLVPLLGFYSGPRTEKLLIHPFYRHGNLAQFIRDGNGDSHRWAVINKISIGIAKGLDHLHTGLQKPTIHGNLQAKNVLLDRNYEPFVSDFGLHLLLNSSSAQELVEASAGNGYKAPELIKMKDANEKSDIYSYGVILFELLSGKEPIDKKASPGEDCYLPNFMRNAVLEHRIGELFHPEILVFSSVDGNSVTEEKILKFFQIAMACCSPSPALRPSMKQVLQKLNEIST, encoded by the exons ATGACCCAGATCCTCAATCTTGTTCTTGGAGTGGTTGCCATTGCAGTTGCGGCCAttatcatcttcatcttcttgaaaagaaggggaaaaggGAAGGATGAATACAACGACACAGAGAGGAACCAGGAGAGGGAAAATGgggaagaacagagagaaGAATTGGTGAGTTTTCATGGCGGAGAGGATCTTACCATTGTTGATATATTGGAAGCTCCAGGGGAAGTGATTGGAAAAGCCAGCCATGGAACTCTGTATAAGGCCTACCTGCAAGGGAGCAGCACTGTGAGGCTGCTGAGGTTCCTGAGGCCACTTTGTACTGCTGGGTTTGAGGCTTTTGTTGCTCAGATTGAGTTCTTGGGTGACATTAGGCACCAAAATTTGGTGCCTCTTTTGGGATTCTATTCAGGTCCAAGAACAGAGAAGCTCCTGATTCATCCATTTTACAGGCATGGGAATCTGGCTCAGTTCATTAGAG ATGGGAACGGCGACTCGCATCGATGGGCGGTAATAAACAAGATCTCGATTGGTATAGCGAAAGGATTGGATCATCTCCACACTGGTTTGCAAAAGCCAACAATCCATGGGAATCTACAGGCAAAGAATGTTCTTTTGGATCGAAACTACGAACCGTTCGTGTCGGATTTCGGCCTACATTTGCTGTTGAATTCATCTTCTGCACAAGAGTTGGTTGAAGCTTCAGCAGGCAATGGCTACAAAGCTCCTGAGTTGATCAAGATGAAGGATGCAAATGAGAAGAGCGATATCTATAGCTACGGCGTAATCTTATTTGAGTTGCTGTCCGGGAAGGAACCGATCGACAAAAAGGCGAGTCCTGGCGAGGATTGTTACTTGCCTAACTTCATGAGAAATGCTGTTCTTGAGCATAGAATTGGAGAGCTTTTCCATCCAGAAATACTTGTATTTAGCAGCGTTGATGGAAACAGTGTCACTGAAGAAAAGATACTCAAATTCTTTCAGATTGCTATGGCTTGCTGTTCTCCTTCTCCAGCTCTTAGGCCAAGTATGAAGCAAGTGCTTCAGAAACTCAACGAAATCAGCACATAA